Genomic DNA from Leishmania donovani BPK282A1 complete genome, chromosome 32:
GAGTGAGCAGAGCAAGCATGACAACGATCAGCACGGTAGCAACGTGCCGGTAAAACTTGAGAAAGAGTTGCGCGTACTTGCCCGATTTGACTTTTGAGGCACTTGCGACAGGGATGCTGACGAGCTTGCCGGAAAGCTTGGGCCGTAATGCGTTCcatggcggcgcgcgccgacCTGCTAAGGGCAGCCCGAGCGCCGCCCGCCGTGCGTCAGAGTCCGGATTGCGGTTGGTGGTTGTGCGGGAGTTGTTCAGACTTTCATCCTTCGGCGCGCCCGAGATCGAGGTGCTCACTTCGTCTTTCTCGCCAGGCTTGTCGGTCTGCTGCTTTGTCGTGGACGAGGATCCCTTCTCTGAGTCATCCCGCGCCTCATACTTCTTGGACTTTTCGGACGTTCGGTActgctggaggagatgctTGATCTGCTCCTCCGCTCCGAGGAGGTCGTGAAAGTCGTAGAAGAAGTACTTGCGAGAGGACAAGAGGCGCTTCTTCTGCgcggaggggctgcttgCCTGCATCTTGATGGCCTCgttgtgctgcagcaccaccacaagCACGCTCGTTGGCACCCCTTTCACCTGCTGCGTTTCGAGGCGAATACGCTTCACATTGTCCCAGGCCAGATCGATTCGAAAAAGAGATGAGGTGAAGTAGAACTCCTTCTCCGTCGCGACAAGGTTGCCTCGGCAACTCTGGCACTGGCAAGAGAAGGTGAACATGGTGGGCGCGAGCGCTCTGCGCGCGCCCGCCACTCATGCGCAGTCTCTTACTCGCTCTCTGTTTTACAACTTGTATGCGTATTTACACGCAGCGGAGCGAGTGtcggggggaggaggcgggagCTACTTTGGGTCTTGAAGCACTGCGTCAGGGTGCAAGCCGCGGTGTGTGCGGCGGGGCGTGCCACAGCAAAGCGGCAACAAACAgaagtaaaaaaaaaaaaatgagaagCCGCTCCAGAAAAAAAGGCAAGCGGGGCGGGCGCAGTCTCTTGGCTGCTGACTCCTCACctgaggcggcgcgcacaAGACTAAAATCAGCGGAAGGGATcaaaaaggaagaggaacGACGATGAGTCGAGCATAGGGAGAAGAGGATGGGATGTTGCATTTTCAGGAGGGGTCGGCATATCGTCGTGGAAATAGCGGGTACCTGAAACTGAGTGCAGAAGTTCTGCCTACTGGGTTGAGAGTTCCTAGCACCGCATCTCTCGCGAGTGCACATTTGCCAGGGGCATCTCTTACCTATTCCCTCGGAGTGCCAACGCGTGCTCATTCTGCAAGTAGGACCAGCACAGAGACGCGGGCAGGAGTACATTACGCCCCTCAAGAAGAGGAACTGGGATGGTGCACAGCCAGCGACAGGGCTGCGCTCCATACATCGGCGAAGACAGACGTAAGCGGCGCTTGCACGATTGAGTGTATCTGCTATGTTTTTGCTTCAAAtcacatttttttttgttattCCTGACTAGCATGATTCGTGTTGCAGGCGAGGTACGAACATGGGGTGCTGTtgcgggggtggggaaggaAGATCACAAAAAATGatgaaaagaaagaggaagaacACTGAAAAATGCGTCAACGAAGGAGAGGCGTCCAggaaggagctggaggcggagatgagAAGAGAGCACCGTACAGGCTCAACGCTGCCTTCCCAActtccacctcctcctcctttctcgcTGTCACCGTCGCCTTCGCTTCTTCTGAACAACTTGTCCGATTACTTCAAGAATGAACCTCGtggcctctcctccctcactcactctctctctgcctttcgcTATCATGACTCGATTCCGATTCGCTCACCTTACCGCATTTTTTTGGTGTGCTCATTTTCGTCTTTTGGCGCCTCATCCGGCCACGAAGACACGAAGAAgatgcacacagacacgcgcgcgcacacgtagCATACACACGGATACAAAAGAGGGGACCAAAGGGCAGAAAGCTAAATACATGAATGGCCCATTTGTTCGTTCTCCTTTTCGCGCAGTGTTCTCTcgtccgcgccgcctcccgcCCCTCAGCCGCTCTTCTATggtgccgctctctcttcgtcaCTGCATCGAGCGCGACTCCGTGCACTGCTCTGCACAGTGAGCACAACTTGGCATGCACGGCTACTTTTTGTGCGCCCATGCGCATGCGCTCTCGTGCAGTGGTGCCCTTCATGTGCGAAAAACACGCGACCACGTCACGCAGCGTCCACGTCCGCGGTGCCAGTGTTGTCTTGCCCCTCGTGTGACTGGCGAGAGTCTCGCTCGGTAACGACCCGAATTTGATGCTCATAAAGACAATCAAAGCACGAACGCAAGACCGGCATcaaaagaagaaagcggAGGCGCGGGCGGGCACGTGCTGGcgacgagcgagagaggcaggggggATGAGGAGGGTTGGTGATGgcagacagagacacgcacacacacaacagcgGCCCAACAAGAACAAAACGacaagaaaaaggagagaagcatATCAAGacgcgaaacaaaaaaaaaatggtcGCGCAAGCACTGAACGGAGGCGTGTCAGTCGTCCGTACACGCAAGCCACGCGCGCGTAAAGAAGAAGTAGTCGAAGAAGATTGGAGTGTACCGAGCAGCTCCCATCATCTTGCGGCCCACGACGTCGTCCTTCCCTCTTCGTTCTCCAGAGTGTATGCGCGGGCACGCTACGGTGTGATTTGATATGCCCACGTCGCAGGTCGACGCGGACAAGCACACAAATTGGACAAAGGACGACAACGGCTGCGAAGACGACACACGGAAAGTGGTGCCGCCCCCGCTCGACGACTTTGTGGTCGTCTCTCTatcgcctctccctccaaGCTCTATTGCTGTccgttgtgtgtgcgtgtgtgtgtttgtgtgtggatgtgcaTCGGTTACACATCGCGGAGAGGGGATCTGATAACCGGCGGCGTGAGTTCCTCCTAGTGTTGTTGTTATCCAGAAGGAAAACTGCTAGTTCTACCCGCACTTGAAGAGCAGAACGGCGACCTGGCCGAGGTAGAAGTACAGGAAGCAATGGGTGTCGTGCGTCACGAAGCTGCCGAAGTTGCGGCCCACAATGCAGTGCCACGTCGGCTGATACTTCTTGTCGAACTCCTTCTTGATGTAGGCAGCGATATCCTTCTCGATGTTGAACTTCTCCATTGCCTGAAGCGTAACCTCAATCGCGTCCGCCTGCATGTCCTCCGGCATGTCGGCATTCTTCACCGTGGCCTTGTGGTCGTTGTTGTACATGATTGCAGTGTATATGGAAGGGGCTGTGTGTAGAGGCAACGGCGGCACTGATGCGAAGAACGGAAGTGGTAGGGTGGTGTTGGGGCTAGTAAGAGCCAGCGTTGCTGATCGACAGAGGATGtagacgaaaaaaaaaaaggaagcacacacaaagaggcggtggcagcgatCTGCAAAGAAACGCCGTGGGGACTCTTttggtggtagtggtgcgCCGTTCTTCttggttttttttttgcggggGGTGAGTGTACGTGGGAtgagtgcgcgtgcgcagcgtaGCTTGAGGCAGCGTGTGGGTGAACAGAGAGCTGCGAATTGTCCAGCAGACGGGGAAGTGGTGTAGATGATGTGAACTCGGCCAACACAGAAGGAAAAAGAACACCGCATAGTCGGAAGTGGGTCGATggaaacagagaaagagagaacacGTGAGAGAATTACAGCAGAAACGTTCGAAAGTCAGAGACGCCGCCTGTGGAGAGAACGAGTTGCAGATCTGCAATCAAGCCCAGACGGCACCCActaccaaaaaaaaaaatgaaatCGCCACAGTGAATGCGCCAGAGAAGAGTACTCCCGCACCCCGCCATAACGCAGTCGCATGCACAGCAACGAATCGGCGGTGCAGCTTTGTGTAGTGGGTGCGCCTTTCCACGTCTGTCCCGtacgcctgtgtgtgtgtgtgtgtgtgtgtgtgtgtgtgtctgcagATGCAGTCCGTTCTTGACAGgagtgcggctgcgcagagGTCATCCGTCACggaaaggggaagggtgTGAGGTGTCCCTGGTGCCCGGGCCGAGACCGTTGGGAAAAGCACATCAACGCACAGTCGCACATACGCAGCGCGcgtcaaaaaaaaaaacacggacgcacgcacgcccctcCTTTCTATTCTCTATGCCGGCCTACGCAAAAGGCGCAAAAGAGTAAAAGAAggccgcgtcgctgtcatGGGCGCACGGGTGCACTTCTCGGTCTCTCtgccttgtgtgtgcgcgtctacCACTTCATTACCGAAACAGCGCGCGATTAGTCTGTAGTCGCTGTCCAGCGGCGTCTTCTGCCTTGCCTGTGAGAGCGTCACTGGTCAGCTCACCAGTGGTGTCATCGCGCTCCTCTCCGCACGCATCGGTCGGAGAGCGCCGGTCTCCTTGCTTGGCGGAGAGACAATCAACTACATGAGTCGTGCGGTCGCCAGCAACGGCCTTTGCACTTGTGTTTACCGCCATCAGGTGGGTCGCTGCAGAAGCTCTCTGCTCCAGCATGCGATcaaagagctgctgcgcgctgtTCGGCACAGACCCCTCCGATTCGTGCGCGGGCGATGAAAATGGTGAGTGTCTACTGCTCGCACGCATATCCAGGCGTGCAGCTGGCAAAGGTGTCTGCACTGCGCTCGCATCGccgtcatcggcgccgccgcgactgGCCCGACTGTGGAGGCTGGGAGCCTTCTCGAAAGCCGTCTGCACAACGGTGTCCATAGCGtgcgtcgcctcctccccaccaGGAGACAGCATAGGAGGCGGTAGCGACCGCTGCcactggtgctgcagccgctgaaGCGCCACCTGCTTCTGCCGAATtgcggccgcggcatccagcagctccgacaGTGAAAGAGAGCTCAAATCCCGAGCCGCCTCCGGAGACGGCGCGCGGTTCTTCGCGTCTGTCTCCGCAGCGTAGCCCACGACAGggtcgccaccgtcgccgcttGTCGGGGagccacgccgctgcgatggcgatgcctggcggctgcggccaCGCGATTCGTCAAAGCTGCCGCTGTAAGGCAGCCGCAAGGACGCttggcgaagctgctgctgctgtgccagGGGGAGGTGTGCCAAATACTGGTCTGCCACCTCGCGAAGTTCAGGGGTGCCCCCGTCCCCATACAGTTCAAAGTAAtcgtgctcctcctcggcagcagTG
This window encodes:
- a CDS encoding dynein light chain, flagellar outer arm, putative produces the protein MYNNDHKATVKNADMPEDMQADAIEVTLQAMEKFNIEKDIAAYIKKEFDKKYQPTWHCIVGRNFGSFVTHDTHCFLYFYLGQVAVLLFKCG